One segment of Ziziphus jujuba cultivar Dongzao chromosome 12, ASM3175591v1 DNA contains the following:
- the LOC125418749 gene encoding G-type lectin S-receptor-like serine/threonine-protein kinase At1g11410 isoform X2 produces the protein MKFAVQGTIHYTILFQLLLFGLCNCLDTISINTRPVRDTDNDILVSSGGTFALGFFRPGKSNYSYVGIWYHKIPEQTVVWVANRNNPIKDSSGFLSIDTTNGNLVLYQNRTNQTAEVVWSTNDSSSACSPASDCAAQLLDSGNLVLLHNITKQVIWQSFDHPTDTALPNMKFGIDRRTGLNRFLTSWKSEDDPGSGNYTYRIDPSGSPQLFVYKGQIPWWRAGHWNGMRWSGVPAMAGKRLFSATFVNDNTEISYMWVVLNHSILSRVVLFESGIFERFTWWYDQVEQGWNGVWSAPADRCDQYGQCGAFGLCDTSNSEQFECTCLPGFEPKSATEWYMRDAKHGCVRKPGTLICSEGDGFVNVANVKVPDTSNVKVMSGGLTLKACEKECLRNCNCAAYASANISGGGSGCILWHGNLTDTRKFTVVGGQDLYVRVDERELAQYAKKQKGMLVSKRTLIILVVSGVLILFGIIFFAYWLLQRKRRGHRKLFPDANVTSEESSEEEKLGQSKRHPDLPFFGLKTLITATNNFSAANKLGRGGFGSVYKGQLGDGKEIAVKRLSQHSRQGMEEFKNEVMVIAKLQHRNLMKQEGCIWTGQRGSKLLLELLVGSCIFTKIQD, from the exons ATGAAGTTTGCAGTACAAGGTACGATTCACTATACGATACTGTTTCAACTCCTCCTTTTCGGACTTTGTAATTGCTTAGATACAATATCCATAAATACCCGCCCAGTTAGAGATACAGACAATGATATTTTAGTCTCCAGCGGTGGAACCTTTGCACTTGGATTTTTCAGACCTGGCAAATCAAATTACAGCTATGTTGGAATTTGGTACCACAAAATTCCAGAGCAAACTGTTGTGTGGGTTGCTAACAGAAACAATCCAATAAAGGATTCCTCTGGTTTTCTCTCCATCGATACTACGAATGGAAACCTCGTACTCTACCAAAACAGGACTAATCAAACAGCCGAGGTTGTCTGGTCCACAAATGATTCTTCTTCAGCATGTTCACCAGCAAGTGACTGTGCAGCTCAGCTACTGGATTCAGGCAACCTTGTTTTGCTCCATAACATCACGAAACAGGTTATATGGCAGAGTTTTGACCACCCAACGGACACAGCGCTTCCAAACATGAAATTTGGGATAGATCGAAGAACTGGACTGAATAGGTTCCTGACATCCTGGAAGTCTGAAGATGATCCAGGATCAGGAAATTACACTTATAGGATTGACCCAAGTGGGTCCCCTCAGCTGTTCGTGTACAAAGGTCAGATTCCATGGTGGAGAGCTGGTCACTGGAATGGGATGAGATGGAGTGGTGTACCTGCCATGGCTGGTAAACGCCTTTTCAGTGCGACTTTTGTTAACGACAACACTGAAATCAGTTATATGTGGGTTGTGCTCAATCACTCAATCTTGTCAAGAGTTGTTCTATTTGAGTCTGGAATTTTTGAACGCTTTACTTGGTGGTACGATCAAGTTGAGCAAGGATGGAATGGAGTGTGGTCGGCGCCCGCAGACCGCTGTGACCAATATGGTCAATGTGGTGCATTTGGTCTTTGTGACACTAGCAATTCGGAACAGTTTGAGTGCACTTGTTTGCCAGGATTTGAACCCAAGTCTGCTACTGAATGGTACATGAGAGATGCAAAACATGGCTGTGTAAGGAAACCCGGTACGTTGATTTGCAGTGAAGGTGATGGGTTTGTGAATGTGGCAAATGTCAAAGTTCCTGATACTTCTAATGTTAAAGTGATGAGTGGCGGTTTGACCTTGAAAGCATGTGAAAAGGAGTGCTTGAGGAACTGCAATTGCGCGGCTTATGCCAGTGCCAATATTAGTGGAGGAGGGAGTGGATGCATACTATGGCATGGGAATTTGACTGATACCAGAAAGTTCACAGTTGTTGGTGGTCAAGATTTATACGTTCGTGTTGATGAGCGTGAGTTAG CCCAGTATGCCAAGAAACAAAAAGGTATGCTTGTTAGCAAGAGGACTCTTATCATTTTGGTAGTCTCTGGTGTCTTAATTTTGTTCGGCATCATTTTCTTTGCATACTGGTTACTACAGAGGAAAAGACGAG GACATCGTAAACTGTTCCCTGATGCTAACGTTACTTCTGAAGAATCCTCCGAGGAGGAGAAGCTTGGCCAGAGTAAAAGACATCCGGATTTACCATTTTTTGGTCTTAAAACCTTAATTACTGCCacaaacaatttctctgctGCAAATAAGCTTGGACGAGGTGGATTTGGTTCTGTCTATAAG GGTCAACTAGGTGATGGAAAGGAGATAGCCGTGAAAAGATTGTCACAACATTCAAGACAAGGAATGGAAGAGTTTAAGAATGAAGTCATGGTGATAGCAAAACTACAGCACAGAAATCTT ATGAAGCAAGAAGGTTGCATTTGGACTGGACAAAGAGgttctaaattattattggaATTGCTCGTGGGATCTTGTATCTTCACCAAGATTCAAGACTGA
- the LOC125418749 gene encoding G-type lectin S-receptor-like serine/threonine-protein kinase At1g11410 isoform X1 produces the protein MKFAVQGTIHYTILFQLLLFGLCNCLDTISINTRPVRDTDNDILVSSGGTFALGFFRPGKSNYSYVGIWYHKIPEQTVVWVANRNNPIKDSSGFLSIDTTNGNLVLYQNRTNQTAEVVWSTNDSSSACSPASDCAAQLLDSGNLVLLHNITKQVIWQSFDHPTDTALPNMKFGIDRRTGLNRFLTSWKSEDDPGSGNYTYRIDPSGSPQLFVYKGQIPWWRAGHWNGMRWSGVPAMAGKRLFSATFVNDNTEISYMWVVLNHSILSRVVLFESGIFERFTWWYDQVEQGWNGVWSAPADRCDQYGQCGAFGLCDTSNSEQFECTCLPGFEPKSATEWYMRDAKHGCVRKPGTLICSEGDGFVNVANVKVPDTSNVKVMSGGLTLKACEKECLRNCNCAAYASANISGGGSGCILWHGNLTDTRKFTVVGGQDLYVRVDERELAQYAKKQKGMLVSKRTLIILVVSGVLILFGIIFFAYWLLQRKRRGHRKLFPDANVTSEESSEEEKLGQSKRHPDLPFFGLKTLITATNNFSAANKLGRGGFGSVYKGQLGDGKEIAVKRLSQHSRQGMEEFKNEVMVIAKLQHRNLVRLLGCCIHKEEKMLIYEYMPNKSLDYFIFDEARRLHLDWTKRF, from the exons ATGAAGTTTGCAGTACAAGGTACGATTCACTATACGATACTGTTTCAACTCCTCCTTTTCGGACTTTGTAATTGCTTAGATACAATATCCATAAATACCCGCCCAGTTAGAGATACAGACAATGATATTTTAGTCTCCAGCGGTGGAACCTTTGCACTTGGATTTTTCAGACCTGGCAAATCAAATTACAGCTATGTTGGAATTTGGTACCACAAAATTCCAGAGCAAACTGTTGTGTGGGTTGCTAACAGAAACAATCCAATAAAGGATTCCTCTGGTTTTCTCTCCATCGATACTACGAATGGAAACCTCGTACTCTACCAAAACAGGACTAATCAAACAGCCGAGGTTGTCTGGTCCACAAATGATTCTTCTTCAGCATGTTCACCAGCAAGTGACTGTGCAGCTCAGCTACTGGATTCAGGCAACCTTGTTTTGCTCCATAACATCACGAAACAGGTTATATGGCAGAGTTTTGACCACCCAACGGACACAGCGCTTCCAAACATGAAATTTGGGATAGATCGAAGAACTGGACTGAATAGGTTCCTGACATCCTGGAAGTCTGAAGATGATCCAGGATCAGGAAATTACACTTATAGGATTGACCCAAGTGGGTCCCCTCAGCTGTTCGTGTACAAAGGTCAGATTCCATGGTGGAGAGCTGGTCACTGGAATGGGATGAGATGGAGTGGTGTACCTGCCATGGCTGGTAAACGCCTTTTCAGTGCGACTTTTGTTAACGACAACACTGAAATCAGTTATATGTGGGTTGTGCTCAATCACTCAATCTTGTCAAGAGTTGTTCTATTTGAGTCTGGAATTTTTGAACGCTTTACTTGGTGGTACGATCAAGTTGAGCAAGGATGGAATGGAGTGTGGTCGGCGCCCGCAGACCGCTGTGACCAATATGGTCAATGTGGTGCATTTGGTCTTTGTGACACTAGCAATTCGGAACAGTTTGAGTGCACTTGTTTGCCAGGATTTGAACCCAAGTCTGCTACTGAATGGTACATGAGAGATGCAAAACATGGCTGTGTAAGGAAACCCGGTACGTTGATTTGCAGTGAAGGTGATGGGTTTGTGAATGTGGCAAATGTCAAAGTTCCTGATACTTCTAATGTTAAAGTGATGAGTGGCGGTTTGACCTTGAAAGCATGTGAAAAGGAGTGCTTGAGGAACTGCAATTGCGCGGCTTATGCCAGTGCCAATATTAGTGGAGGAGGGAGTGGATGCATACTATGGCATGGGAATTTGACTGATACCAGAAAGTTCACAGTTGTTGGTGGTCAAGATTTATACGTTCGTGTTGATGAGCGTGAGTTAG CCCAGTATGCCAAGAAACAAAAAGGTATGCTTGTTAGCAAGAGGACTCTTATCATTTTGGTAGTCTCTGGTGTCTTAATTTTGTTCGGCATCATTTTCTTTGCATACTGGTTACTACAGAGGAAAAGACGAG GACATCGTAAACTGTTCCCTGATGCTAACGTTACTTCTGAAGAATCCTCCGAGGAGGAGAAGCTTGGCCAGAGTAAAAGACATCCGGATTTACCATTTTTTGGTCTTAAAACCTTAATTACTGCCacaaacaatttctctgctGCAAATAAGCTTGGACGAGGTGGATTTGGTTCTGTCTATAAG GGTCAACTAGGTGATGGAAAGGAGATAGCCGTGAAAAGATTGTCACAACATTCAAGACAAGGAATGGAAGAGTTTAAGAATGAAGTCATGGTGATAGCAAAACTACAGCACAGAAATCTTGTAAGGCTTTTGGGTTGTTGCATCCATaaggaagagaagatgttaataTATGAATACATGCCAAACAAAAGCTTGGACTACTTCATATTTG ATGAAGCAAGAAGGTTGCATTTGGACTGGACAAAGAGgttctaa